A region of the Microcystis aeruginosa FD4 genome:
AAAGATTCTATAGTGATAAACATAGATTCTTTCGGCAAATTGTGACTCATACTGGCTCTGGATTTCTAGGTGAATAAGTATCCAAGTTTCTTCCCCATCTTTGAGATAAACTTTGACTAATTTATCGACAAAACGTTTACCTAATTCGGCATCTCTGACAACTTGTCTAAGTTCTTGGTCAAGAAAATCAAAACCTCTTTCCCAGTCAATAGCTGTATAAGCATCGGGGAAGAAGAAGGCGAAAAATTCGGGTAGATAAGTTTCGACAATATCTTTCCAGGGACTGTCGAAAGATGTACTTGGTTCAGTCATGGTTTTGGGACAGCCAGTGGAGCAAATCTGCCTCATTTTCAAAGTCCAGGAGAGCTTCTCCCAAGTCTTCCAATTGCTCAACAGATAATTGACGGACCTGTTTCTCGACACTGGTTGTAACTTGACCGAAACGGCGGTTTAGTAAGCGTAATACCAAGTTAGCTCCCTCTCGCTGCATTCCCTGTTCAATTCCCTGTTCAATTCCCAATCTTTCCACGCTAGTAATATAAGGCATCCTCGTTTCCTCCTCCCATTGACGGATTTCCCGCCAGAATTCTTGTTCTAAGTTTTTTGGCAAACTCATCAGCCAATCAATAAACCTGAACAGGTTGATGACATCTTGCCTTTGGTAGCCTTGTTGGTATAACCTCCTTGTCAGTGACAATTTCCATTCCAGTCTTTCCTGTCTGTTATTCCGCGTCTGATGCGCTTTTAAATGCGCCATGACGACGGTAGCAAAGGGGTTACGGTTATTGACTAAGGCTTCCCAATCTTGTCCTAAGTCTAACAATTTTACGACGGGAAAGGAAAAATTAACTTGACAGCCGAAGATTTCATAGCCAAATTCAGAGGGTCGCCAATTGCTATTCTCATCTCCTAAGACGATAAAACTAGCGACTCTGCGTCGATATTTGTCAAAGATTCTATAGTGATAAACATAGATTCTTTCGGCAAATTGTGACTCATACTGGCTCTGGATTTCTAGGTGAATAAGTATCCAAGTTTCTTCCCCATCTTTGAGATAAACTTTGACTAATTTATCGACAAAACGTTTACCTAATTCGGCATCCCTGACAACTTGTCTAAGTTCTTGGTCAAGAAAATCAAAACCTCTTTCCCAGTCAATAGCTGTGTAAGCATTGGGGAAGAAGAAGGCGAAAAATTCGGGTAGATAAGTTTCGACAATATCTTTCCAGGGACTGTCGAAAGATGTGTTGGTTTCAGTATTCATAGTTTTTATTCTCACACAATTTCGCTATTTTGTTAAATTTGTATGAGCATAAATAACTCAGCATTTAACTAACAAAAATATCTTCATAGGTGAGAGCTAATCCTGTATTGAGAGTAGCAATTTGTTGAGCGGACTGGATACCGTTACCATCCACATCAAAGAGTAAAGCGCCGCTGGTGGAATTGTAAATAAACCGTTGACTGGCGTTAGTCGCACTACTACCTATTAGGAATTGAACCTGTGTGATTGTATCTCCTGCAATTAAACCACCGCCAAAGCCTTGTCTTGATACTTGAATAAAATCTTGACCAGGAGTAAAATCGGTAATGGCATCATTCCCTAAGTTGGAAGAAGCGAAGTAGAAAATATCGCCACCTGTACCACCCGTAAGAATATCGTCTCCGGCTCCACCAATTAAGTAATCGTTAGCATTTGTTCCTAATAGTACGTCTTTCCCATTTGTCCCTACATGACGACGGGTACTATCATCGTTAATAATGGTGGCAATTTGAGCAGCGGTAGTACCAATACTATAGCCTGTGCCTGCGGCTAGTTGAAGACTAATAGTTTCATTGGGTTCAACAACAGTATCTGCGGTAGGAGCTATGGTAATACTGGTGGTGGTTGAACCTGGATTAAAGGTAATAGTTTTTCCGTTTCCAGGAGTTGCGCCTGTATAATCAGTAGCACTAGCAGTACCAGCGATATTGTAGTTGACGGTTAAGGCGTTTGTTGTTACTCCTGTGCGAGTAAATGTGTAAACAAAGTTACTCGGACTACTCTCGCTAATACCGCTATAGTTCAAGCTGAGAGTAATACTAGGAAGGGTGACATCATCATTGGTAATTGTTCCCGTAGCTGTATTAGGAGTACCTACTGTATAACCTGTCCCAGTCGCAAGAGTTAAAGCAACAGTTTCATCACTTTCTACTGTAGTATCAGCAGTGGGGTCAACTGTTACAGTCGCAGTGGATGAATTAGCTGCGAAGGTGACAGTATTGGTAGTCCCTGTACGAGTGTAGTCGGTATTGAGAGTAGCTGTCCCTCCGAGGGTGTAATTGACGGTTAAAGCATTTGTTGTTACACCAGAACGGGTGAAGGTATAGACTAAGTTAGCTGTCCCATCTTCAGTCACACTACTGGGAGAAACCG
Encoded here:
- a CDS encoding DUF4351 domain-containing protein — translated: MNTETNTSFDSPWKDIVETYLPEFFAFFFPNAYTAIDWERGFDFLDQELRQVVRDAELGKRFVDKLVKVYLKDGEETWILIHLEIQSQYESQFAERIYVYHYRIFDKYRRRVASFIVLGDENSNWRPSEFGYEIFGCQVNFSFPVVKLLDLGQDWEALVNNRNPFATVVMAHLKAHQTRNNRQERLEWKLSLTRRLYQQGYQRQDVINLFRFIDWLMSLPKNLEQEFWREIRQWEEETRMPYITSVERLGIEQGIEQGMQREGANLVLRLLNRRFGQVTTSVEKQVRQLSVEQLEDLGEALLDFENEADLLHWLSQNHD